A DNA window from Sphingopyxis macrogoltabida contains the following coding sequences:
- a CDS encoding sensor histidine kinase → MIAIAALWISVLLIGGGFALDRVLTGAITRNFDSSLEYVLIAMIRSSEIGPDGEVRLIEPLGDQRFLEPYSGLYWQISGGEQEPYRSRSLWERSLKAPTPHVDDEIHTYDSTQFPDEELRVLERNVLLPGSKVNWRYQIAQSREALDLQVGAVRATLIPSLALLGLGLIILAALQTFYGLWPLRHIRRAIAAMRGGHHRRVTAPLPLEVQPMVDELNALLAHNEKQAEEARLHAGNLAHALKTPLTVLVNSATSSDSELADTVRREAATMQRQVDHHLARARAVGRRGAAQARAVVWDSANSVSRAVAALYPDVRLDVAGDKTIVARVERQDLDELVGNLLENAAKYGGGSVFVTIQRDGEMAEILVEDDGAGISLADRDRVIDRGVRLDSGKPGTGLGLAIVRDVAEIYGGSIALEESEDLGGLLVRLRLPAG, encoded by the coding sequence ATGATCGCGATTGCGGCGCTGTGGATTTCGGTGCTGCTGATCGGCGGCGGCTTTGCGCTCGACCGGGTGCTGACCGGGGCGATTACGCGCAATTTCGATTCGAGCCTCGAATATGTGCTGATCGCGATGATCCGCTCGTCGGAGATCGGCCCCGACGGCGAGGTGCGGCTGATCGAACCGCTCGGCGATCAGCGCTTCCTAGAACCTTATAGCGGCCTTTACTGGCAGATCAGCGGCGGCGAGCAGGAGCCCTATCGCTCGCGTTCGCTGTGGGAGCGCTCGCTGAAAGCGCCGACGCCGCACGTCGACGATGAAATCCACACCTACGACAGCACGCAATTCCCCGACGAGGAGTTGCGCGTGCTTGAACGCAACGTCCTGTTGCCGGGGAGCAAGGTGAACTGGCGATACCAGATCGCCCAGTCGCGCGAAGCACTCGACCTGCAGGTCGGCGCCGTGCGCGCGACGCTGATTCCCAGCCTTGCATTGCTCGGGCTCGGGCTCATCATTCTCGCTGCCCTCCAGACCTTCTATGGCCTGTGGCCGCTCCGCCACATCCGCCGCGCGATCGCGGCGATGCGCGGGGGACATCACCGGCGCGTTACCGCACCGCTGCCGCTCGAGGTGCAGCCGATGGTCGACGAACTCAATGCCTTGCTCGCGCACAACGAGAAACAGGCCGAGGAAGCACGGCTGCATGCGGGCAATCTCGCGCATGCGCTCAAGACCCCGCTCACCGTCCTCGTCAACAGCGCGACGAGTTCGGACTCGGAGCTTGCCGACACGGTGCGGCGCGAAGCGGCGACGATGCAGCGGCAGGTCGACCACCATCTGGCGCGTGCACGCGCCGTCGGTCGGCGCGGGGCGGCACAGGCGCGCGCGGTCGTCTGGGACAGCGCGAACAGCGTGTCGCGCGCCGTCGCGGCGCTCTATCCCGACGTGCGGCTCGATGTCGCGGGCGACAAGACAATCGTCGCGCGGGTCGAGCGTCAGGATCTCGACGAACTGGTCGGGAATTTGCTCGAGAATGCGGCCAAATATGGCGGCGGCAGCGTCTTCGTCACAATCCAGCGCGATGGCGAGATGGCCGAGATACTGGTCGAGGACGACGGGGCCGGGATATCGCTCGCCGATCGCGATCGCGTCATCGACCGCGGCGTGCGGCTCGACAGCGGCAAGCCGGGCACGGGGCTGGGGCTGGCGATCGTCCGCGACGTCGCCGAAATCTATGGCGGCAGCATCGCGCTCGAAGAGAGCGAGGATCTGGGCGGGCTGCTGGTGCGGCTCCGGCTGCCGGCCGGCTAG
- a CDS encoding response regulator transcription factor translates to MRILIVEDEPTLGPQLKATLEGAGYAVDLATDGEDGHFLGSTESYDAAILDLGLPEIDGLTVLDRWRKEKRNFPVLVLTARDSWSDKVAGLDAGADDYLAKPFQTEELIARLRALIRRAAGNASSELIAGDVRLDTRSGRVTLDGAPVKLTAQEYKLLSYLLHHKGKVVSRTELIEHIYDQDFDRDSNTIEVFVTRIRKKLGADIITTIRGLGYQLDDPQG, encoded by the coding sequence ATGCGGATTTTGATTGTCGAAGACGAACCCACGCTCGGCCCGCAGCTCAAGGCGACGCTGGAGGGCGCCGGCTATGCCGTCGATCTCGCGACCGACGGTGAGGACGGGCATTTCCTGGGCTCGACCGAAAGCTACGACGCCGCGATCCTCGACCTCGGCTTGCCCGAGATCGACGGGCTCACTGTGCTCGACCGCTGGCGCAAGGAAAAGCGCAATTTCCCGGTGCTCGTCCTGACCGCGCGCGACAGCTGGTCGGACAAGGTGGCAGGGCTCGACGCCGGCGCCGACGACTATCTGGCCAAGCCGTTCCAGACCGAAGAGCTGATCGCCCGCCTGCGCGCGCTGATCCGCCGCGCCGCGGGCAATGCGTCGAGCGAACTCATCGCGGGCGACGTCCGTCTCGATACGCGCTCGGGCCGTGTGACGCTCGATGGTGCGCCGGTGAAGCTGACGGCGCAGGAATATAAGCTGTTGTCGTACCTGCTCCACCACAAGGGCAAGGTCGTGTCGCGGACCGAACTGATCGAACATATTTACGATCAGGATTTCGACCGCGATTCGAACACGATCGAAGTGTTTGTGACGCGTATCCGCAAAAAGCTGGGCGCCGACATCATCACGACGATCCGCGGCCTCGGTTACCAGCTCGACGATCCGCAGGGCTAA
- a CDS encoding HU family DNA-binding protein — translation MNKQDLIATVADSSGLTKGDASKAVEAVFDAVTAALKKGGEVRLVGFGTFSVSKRKASTGRNPRTGETMTIAASNQPKFKAGKALKDACN, via the coding sequence ATGAACAAACAAGACCTGATCGCCACCGTCGCTGACTCGAGCGGCCTTACCAAGGGCGATGCGAGCAAGGCGGTTGAAGCCGTTTTCGACGCGGTCACCGCGGCACTGAAGAAGGGCGGCGAAGTCCGTCTGGTCGGTTTCGGGACGTTCTCGGTCAGCAAGCGCAAGGCGTCGACCGGCCGCAACCCGCGCACCGGCGAAACGATGACCATCGCGGCGTCGAACCAGCCGAAGTTCAAGGCCGGCAAGGCCCTCAAGGACGCCTGCAACTGA
- the lon gene encoding endopeptidase La, with translation MTQSYPLLPLRDIVVFPHMIVPLFVGRDRSVAALETAMESDKEIFLVAQLDPGEDDPQRDDLYDVGVIATVLQLLKLPDGTVRVLVEGKERAKLLALATEDKAVMASVKPVADTVDDSVDTAALMRSVVDQFENYAKLNKKMPAETAVQLSQIEEASRLADSVAGNLNIKVSDKQALLVEDAPSKRLEMVFAFMEGELGVLQVEKKIRGRVKRQMEKSQREYYLNEQLKAIQRELGNDNGEGGDDLAELQLKIDSLKMSKEAKAKAQAEMKKLRAMAPMSAEATVVRNYLDTLIGLPWGKKSKLKKDIAKAQDVLDDDHYALEKVKDRIVEYLAVQARTNKLKGPILCLVGPPGVGKTSLGKSIAKATGREFIRQSLGGVRDEAEIRGHRRTYIGSLPGKIVTNLKKAGTMNPLFLLDEIDKLGQDFRGDPASALLEVLDPEQNGKFQDHYLEIDVDLSDIMFVTTANSLNLPQPLLDRMEIIRLEGYTEDEKVEIAKRHLVAKQVEAHGLKAGEFELTEDGLRDLIRYYTREAGVRTLEREIAKLARKALRRILEGKAEAVVVTPENLAEFSGVRKYKHGISDLEDQIGAVTGLAWTEVGGELLTIEAVTASGKGQVRTTGKLGEVMTESVQAALSFVKARAPSYGIKPSLFARKDIHIHLPEGAVPKDGPSAGVGMVTAMISTLTGIAVRKDVAMTGEVTLRGRVLAIGGLKEKLLAALRGGIKTVLIPEENEKDLVEIPANITTGLKIIPVNHVDQVLAEALVSPIEPIEWTEADELAASPPIAPGSDPETAIRH, from the coding sequence ATGACGCAATCTTATCCCCTTCTTCCGCTGCGTGACATCGTCGTTTTCCCGCACATGATCGTGCCGCTGTTCGTCGGCCGCGACCGTTCGGTCGCTGCGCTCGAAACCGCGATGGAGAGCGACAAGGAAATCTTCCTCGTCGCCCAGCTCGATCCGGGCGAGGACGACCCGCAGCGCGACGATCTTTACGATGTCGGCGTGATCGCCACCGTGCTCCAGCTCCTGAAGCTGCCCGACGGCACCGTCCGCGTGCTGGTCGAGGGCAAGGAACGCGCGAAGCTGCTGGCGCTCGCCACCGAAGATAAGGCGGTTATGGCGAGCGTGAAGCCGGTCGCCGATACCGTCGACGACAGCGTCGACACGGCCGCGCTGATGCGTTCGGTCGTCGACCAGTTCGAAAATTACGCCAAGCTCAACAAGAAGATGCCGGCCGAAACCGCGGTCCAGCTTTCGCAGATCGAAGAAGCCTCGCGGCTTGCCGATTCGGTGGCCGGCAACCTCAACATCAAGGTTTCCGACAAGCAGGCGCTGCTCGTCGAGGATGCGCCGTCGAAGCGGCTCGAAATGGTTTTCGCCTTCATGGAAGGCGAACTCGGCGTGCTGCAGGTCGAAAAGAAGATCCGCGGCCGCGTCAAGCGCCAGATGGAAAAGAGCCAGCGCGAATATTATCTCAACGAGCAGTTGAAGGCGATCCAGCGCGAACTCGGCAACGACAATGGCGAGGGCGGCGACGACCTTGCCGAGCTGCAGCTCAAGATCGACAGCCTCAAAATGTCGAAGGAAGCCAAGGCGAAGGCCCAGGCCGAAATGAAGAAGCTGCGCGCCATGGCGCCGATGTCGGCCGAAGCGACCGTCGTACGCAACTATCTCGACACGCTGATCGGCCTGCCTTGGGGCAAGAAGTCGAAGCTCAAGAAGGATATCGCGAAGGCGCAGGACGTCCTCGACGACGACCATTATGCGCTCGAAAAGGTCAAGGACCGGATCGTCGAATATCTGGCGGTGCAGGCGCGCACGAACAAGCTGAAGGGGCCGATCCTGTGCCTCGTCGGCCCGCCGGGCGTCGGCAAGACCAGCCTTGGCAAGTCGATCGCCAAGGCGACCGGGCGCGAGTTCATTCGCCAGTCGCTGGGCGGCGTGCGCGACGAGGCCGAGATCCGCGGCCACCGCCGGACTTACATCGGCTCGCTGCCGGGCAAGATCGTGACCAACCTCAAAAAGGCCGGCACGATGAACCCGCTGTTCCTGCTCGACGAGATCGACAAGCTGGGTCAGGATTTCCGCGGCGATCCGGCGTCGGCGCTGCTCGAGGTCCTCGACCCCGAACAGAATGGCAAGTTCCAGGACCATTATCTGGAGATCGACGTCGACCTGTCCGACATCATGTTCGTCACCACGGCAAACTCGCTGAATCTGCCGCAGCCGTTGCTCGACCGCATGGAGATCATCCGGCTCGAAGGCTATACCGAGGACGAGAAGGTCGAAATCGCCAAGCGCCATCTCGTCGCCAAGCAGGTCGAAGCGCATGGGCTGAAAGCCGGCGAGTTCGAGCTGACCGAAGACGGGCTGCGCGACCTCATCCGCTATTATACGCGCGAAGCGGGCGTCCGCACGCTCGAGCGCGAAATCGCGAAGCTGGCGCGCAAGGCACTGCGCCGCATCCTCGAAGGCAAGGCCGAGGCGGTCGTCGTGACGCCCGAAAACCTCGCCGAATTCTCGGGCGTGCGCAAATACAAGCATGGCATCAGCGATCTCGAGGACCAGATCGGCGCCGTCACCGGCCTTGCCTGGACCGAGGTCGGCGGCGAATTGCTGACCATCGAGGCGGTCACCGCGTCGGGCAAGGGCCAGGTCCGCACCACCGGCAAGCTCGGCGAAGTGATGACCGAATCGGTGCAGGCCGCGCTGTCGTTCGTGAAGGCGCGCGCGCCCTCCTATGGCATCAAGCCCAGCCTGTTCGCGCGCAAGGACATCCACATCCACCTTCCAGAAGGCGCCGTGCCGAAGGACGGCCCGTCGGCCGGTGTCGGCATGGTGACCGCGATGATCTCGACCCTGACCGGCATCGCGGTGCGCAAGGATGTCGCGATGACGGGCGAGGTGACGCTGCGCGGCCGCGTGCTCGCGATCGGCGGGCTCAAGGAAAAGCTGCTCGCGGCGCTCCGTGGCGGGATCAAGACGGTGCTGATCCCCGAGGAAAATGAAAAGGACCTCGTGGAAATTCCGGCGAACATCACGACTGGCCTCAAGATCATCCCGGTCAACCACGTCGACCAGGTGCTGGCCGAAGCGCTCGTTTCGCCGATCGAACCGATCGAGTGGACCGAGGCCGACGAACTCGCCGCTTCGCCGCCGATCGCGCCGGGTTCGGACCCCGAAACGGCGATTCGGCACTGA
- a CDS encoding YbaB/EbfC family nucleoid-associated protein, producing the protein MKSIEEMMKAAQEAAATVQAQMQEAQAKLDALEVEGVSGGGLVRIRASAKGRIKAIAIDDSLIVPADKQMLEDLLAAAFNDAREKADQVSNEEMGKMTSGLPLPPGFKLPF; encoded by the coding sequence ATGAAATCGATCGAAGAGATGATGAAGGCGGCGCAGGAAGCCGCCGCGACCGTGCAGGCCCAGATGCAGGAGGCGCAGGCGAAGCTCGACGCCCTTGAGGTCGAGGGCGTGTCGGGCGGCGGGCTGGTGCGCATCCGGGCGAGCGCCAAGGGGCGGATCAAGGCGATTGCCATCGACGACAGCCTGATCGTCCCTGCCGACAAGCAGATGCTCGAGGATCTGCTCGCCGCCGCGTTCAACGACGCGCGCGAAAAGGCCGATCAGGTCAGCAACGAGGAAATGGGCAAGATGACCAGCGGCCTGCCGTTGCCGCCGGGGTTCAAGCTGCCCTTCTGA
- a CDS encoding DNA polymerase III subunit gamma/tau, whose product MDDSADDDTPMLGMDLPEAPAPAASSGPYRVLARKYRPQTFAELIGQDAMVKTLGNAIARDRLAHAFLMTGVRGVGKTSTARLIAKALNCIGPDGQGGPTIDPCGVCEPCRAITEGRHIDVIEMDAASNTGVDDVREIIEAVRYAAVSARYKIYIIDEVHMLSRNAFNALLKTLEEPPPHVKFLFATTEVNKVPVTVLSRCQRFDLRRITPDMLFAHFSAILQKEGVEAEAPAIWLIANAAEGSVRDGLSILDQAIAHADLESGEGGGGKIGADQVRAMLGLSDRTAITQLMATVLGGDSGGAIDLVRAQYALGIEPVAMVRGLMDLTHAVTLAKVSRHDDPALAAGDRERIGDWAQKLGFAPLNRLWQLLLKGHDEVLRANNPLEHLEMLLLRVIYAASLPDPGELAKLLESGSLPTMPRAPRAPASVQDGPSDSAAVPIDAEAGTEPPATALTVAQIHQLLETTGNHRLAVQVYDHLRIIELDPGNIVFAAVPALGGSFARDLGDTLLTQTGSRWHVRPGEGEARPSLGEIRAARVADNGERIRELPVVKAALAAFPDAKLVEDDDNRHKSQS is encoded by the coding sequence ATGGATGATTCCGCCGACGACGATACCCCGATGCTGGGAATGGATTTGCCCGAGGCGCCTGCTCCGGCGGCTTCATCGGGTCCTTACCGCGTTCTCGCCCGCAAATATCGCCCGCAAACCTTTGCCGAACTGATCGGGCAGGATGCGATGGTGAAGACGCTGGGCAATGCGATCGCGCGCGACCGGCTGGCGCATGCATTCCTGATGACCGGGGTACGCGGGGTCGGCAAGACGTCGACCGCGCGCCTGATCGCCAAGGCGCTCAACTGCATCGGACCCGACGGGCAGGGCGGGCCGACGATCGACCCGTGCGGGGTCTGCGAACCGTGCCGCGCGATCACCGAGGGCCGTCATATCGACGTGATCGAGATGGACGCCGCGTCGAACACCGGCGTCGACGATGTGCGCGAGATTATCGAGGCGGTGCGCTATGCCGCGGTGTCGGCGCGCTACAAGATCTACATCATCGACGAAGTGCACATGTTGTCGCGTAACGCCTTCAACGCGCTTCTGAAAACGCTCGAAGAGCCGCCGCCGCACGTCAAATTCCTGTTCGCGACCACCGAGGTGAACAAGGTGCCGGTGACGGTGCTGTCGCGCTGCCAGCGCTTCGACCTGCGCCGCATCACCCCCGACATGCTGTTCGCGCATTTCAGCGCGATTTTGCAGAAGGAAGGCGTCGAGGCCGAGGCACCGGCGATCTGGCTGATCGCCAACGCCGCCGAAGGCTCGGTGCGCGACGGGCTGTCGATCCTCGATCAGGCGATCGCGCATGCCGACCTGGAATCGGGGGAAGGGGGCGGCGGCAAGATCGGCGCCGATCAGGTGCGCGCGATGCTCGGCCTGTCGGACCGGACCGCGATCACGCAGTTGATGGCGACGGTCCTCGGCGGCGATAGCGGCGGCGCGATCGACCTTGTCCGGGCGCAATATGCGCTGGGGATCGAACCCGTCGCGATGGTGCGCGGGCTGATGGACCTGACGCATGCGGTCACGCTTGCCAAAGTGTCGCGCCACGACGATCCCGCGCTCGCCGCCGGTGATCGCGAGCGCATCGGCGACTGGGCGCAAAAGCTCGGGTTCGCGCCGCTCAATCGCCTCTGGCAGCTCCTCCTCAAGGGGCATGACGAGGTGCTCCGCGCGAACAACCCGCTCGAACATCTCGAAATGCTGCTGCTCCGCGTGATCTATGCGGCGTCGCTGCCCGATCCGGGCGAGCTTGCGAAGTTGCTCGAATCGGGGAGCCTGCCGACGATGCCGCGGGCGCCGCGGGCCCCGGCATCGGTGCAGGACGGGCCGTCCGATAGCGCCGCGGTCCCTATCGATGCGGAGGCAGGTACCGAGCCGCCGGCAACGGCGCTGACCGTGGCGCAAATCCATCAACTTCTCGAAACGACAGGAAATCACAGGCTTGCAGTGCAAGTTTATGATCATTTGCGAATTATCGAGCTCGACCCCGGCAATATCGTTTTTGCCGCCGTCCCCGCGCTCGGCGGCTCGTTCGCCCGCGACCTCGGCGACACGCTGCTGACCCAGACCGGAAGCCGCTGGCACGTCCGCCCCGGCGAGGGCGAGGCGCGGCCGAGCCTCGGCGAAATCCGCGCGGCGCGCGTTGCCGACAATGGCGAACGCATTCGCGAACTACCGGTCGTCAAGGCCGCCCTGGCCGCTTTTCCCGATGCGAAGCTTGTCGAAGACGACGACAATCGCCATAAGTCCCAATCATGA
- the bla gene encoding class A beta-lactamase has product MRMLLAAVLLATSACAAVSGEPTGDSVIQAKAIRDLEARSGGRLGIAVVDARGKLVSADRGHERFAMCSTFKLLLAGQVLERAAKGVSLRTPLAFTRADLVSWSPGTEKLVGPDGRGEQQLGMAVRDAVVLSDNSAANLILKQMGGPDVFTAALRRAGDSVTRLDRIEPELNENAPGDERDTTTPIAMATSAAGYVFGNRLGAGHRKQLRGWMIESETGLKRIRAGLPQGWTAGDKTGTCGTAYNDVAFVEAPDGRKYVIAIYLDRPAVTGDDASAVIAEATRLTVETIDITG; this is encoded by the coding sequence ATGCGGATGCTGCTCGCTGCCGTTCTGCTCGCGACCTCGGCCTGCGCCGCCGTGTCCGGCGAGCCGACCGGCGATTCGGTGATCCAGGCCAAGGCGATCCGCGACCTCGAAGCGCGCAGCGGCGGCAGGCTCGGCATCGCGGTCGTCGATGCGCGCGGCAAGCTGGTTTCCGCCGACCGCGGCCACGAACGCTTCGCGATGTGCTCGACCTTCAAGCTGCTGCTTGCCGGACAGGTGCTCGAACGCGCGGCAAAAGGCGTTTCGTTGCGGACGCCGCTCGCCTTTACCCGCGCCGATCTGGTGTCCTGGTCGCCGGGAACCGAGAAACTCGTCGGCCCCGACGGGCGCGGCGAGCAGCAGCTCGGCATGGCGGTGCGCGACGCCGTGGTGCTCAGCGACAACAGCGCTGCGAACCTGATCCTGAAGCAGATGGGCGGGCCCGATGTTTTTACCGCCGCGCTGCGCCGGGCGGGCGACAGCGTCACGCGGCTCGACCGGATCGAGCCTGAGCTCAATGAAAATGCACCGGGCGACGAACGCGATACGACGACCCCGATCGCGATGGCGACCAGCGCTGCCGGCTATGTTTTCGGCAACCGGCTGGGCGCCGGGCATCGCAAGCAGCTCCGCGGCTGGATGATCGAAAGCGAAACCGGCCTCAAGCGTATCCGTGCCGGCTTGCCGCAAGGCTGGACGGCGGGCGACAAGACGGGAACCTGCGGCACCGCCTATAACGACGTCGCCTTTGTCGAGGCGCCGGACGGGCGCAAATATGTCATCGCGATCTACCTCGACCGGCCGGCGGTGACGGGGGACGACGCCAGCGCGGTGATTGCCGAGGCGACGCGCCTGACGGTGGAGACGATCGACATCACCGGCTGA
- a CDS encoding 2Fe-2S iron-sulfur cluster-binding protein, translated as MMRVTFIHADGKQRTEAEAEPGSILLDVAQAHMMPLEGTCEGQMACSTCHVIVAKEDFDRLPEASEMEEDMLDLAAGVRRTSRLACQIVLTDALDGLTVHIPAESRNMQGPR; from the coding sequence CTGATGCGCGTCACTTTCATCCATGCCGACGGCAAGCAGCGCACCGAGGCCGAAGCCGAGCCCGGCTCGATCCTGCTCGACGTCGCGCAGGCGCACATGATGCCGCTCGAAGGCACCTGCGAAGGGCAGATGGCCTGTTCGACCTGCCATGTCATCGTCGCCAAAGAGGATTTCGACCGCCTGCCCGAAGCGAGCGAGATGGAAGAGGATATGCTCGACCTCGCCGCCGGGGTGCGGCGCACCAGCCGGCTGGCCTGCCAGATCGTGCTGACCGATGCGCTCGACGGGCTGACGGTCCATATCCCGGCCGAAAGCCGCAATATGCAGGGGCCCCGCTGA
- a CDS encoding cysteine desulfurase family protein: protein MIYLDYQATTPLAPEAREAMLRWLEGPRDGDGFANPSSTHKAGRAAAAAVEVARDQVAALLPQGGRVFFTSGATEALNWALFSGAKAKPGGVAGLSIEHAASLQCLERLHAHILPVDGAGLALPVDDALIPENGIVATMLVNNEVGTIQPIADFAAAAHAKNSLLLCDAVQGYGRVAIPAEADLVALSAHKIHGPKGIGALWVRDGIDLEPLMFGGAQEQGMRSGTVSPALCAGFGAAAALAAERFDKDAGHVERLWSLALDMLPEWTINGDAQRRYRGNLNVRREGVNGLRLMSDARNVAFSLGSACGSGSGKVSHVLRAMGISETDARASIRLGWGRYTSEQDLRDGLTAIREAARLQGVN, encoded by the coding sequence ATGATTTACCTCGACTATCAAGCCACGACGCCGCTCGCTCCCGAGGCGCGCGAGGCGATGCTGCGCTGGCTTGAAGGGCCAAGGGACGGAGACGGCTTCGCCAATCCGTCGAGCACGCATAAGGCTGGCCGCGCCGCCGCCGCCGCCGTCGAGGTCGCGCGCGATCAGGTCGCGGCGCTACTGCCGCAGGGCGGGCGCGTCTTTTTCACGTCGGGCGCGACCGAAGCGCTCAACTGGGCGCTGTTCAGCGGCGCCAAGGCGAAACCCGGAGGGGTCGCGGGGCTCAGCATCGAACATGCGGCGTCGCTGCAATGTCTTGAACGGCTGCACGCCCACATCCTTCCCGTCGACGGAGCGGGGCTGGCATTGCCGGTCGATGATGCGCTGATCCCCGAAAACGGCATCGTCGCGACGATGCTGGTCAACAACGAGGTCGGGACGATCCAGCCGATCGCCGATTTCGCCGCGGCGGCGCATGCGAAAAACAGCCTTCTCCTTTGCGACGCGGTGCAGGGCTACGGCCGCGTCGCGATTCCCGCGGAAGCCGATCTGGTCGCGCTCTCGGCGCACAAGATTCACGGCCCCAAGGGCATCGGCGCGCTGTGGGTGCGCGACGGGATCGATCTCGAACCGCTGATGTTCGGCGGCGCGCAGGAGCAGGGGATGCGTTCGGGCACCGTCTCGCCCGCGCTATGTGCCGGCTTCGGGGCCGCCGCAGCGCTGGCGGCCGAACGCTTCGACAAGGATGCCGGCCATGTCGAGCGCCTCTGGTCGCTCGCGCTCGACATGCTCCCCGAATGGACGATCAACGGCGATGCGCAGCGCCGCTATCGCGGCAACCTCAATGTCCGGCGCGAGGGCGTGAACGGCCTGCGGCTGATGTCCGACGCGCGTAATGTCGCCTTTTCGCTCGGCAGCGCGTGCGGCAGCGGGTCGGGCAAGGTCAGCCATGTGCTGCGCGCGATGGGCATCAGCGAAACCGACGCGCGCGCGTCGATCCGCCTCGGCTGGGGACGCTATACGTCGGAGCAGGACCTGCGCGACGGCCTGACCGCGATCAGGGAAGCCGCGCGTCTTCAGGGGGTGAACTGA
- a CDS encoding alpha/beta hydrolase, translating into MPDVIFPGPEGRIEGRFSPPPRPRAPVALILHPHPQGGGTMNDRITQAMYKSFVARGFAVLRFNFRGVGRSQGTFDNGIGELSDAASALDWVQSIHPEAQTTWIAGFSFGAWIGMQLLMRRPEIRGFLSVAPPANMYDFSFLAPCPSSGIIVAGGQDEIVPPGAVQKLVDKLRTQKGITIHHDEIPRANHFFEHELDQLMKSLDNYLDMRLAPDSPIR; encoded by the coding sequence ATGCCCGACGTCATTTTCCCCGGCCCCGAAGGCCGCATCGAAGGCCGTTTCTCGCCCCCGCCGCGCCCGCGGGCGCCGGTTGCGCTGATCCTCCACCCGCATCCGCAGGGCGGCGGCACGATGAACGACCGCATCACGCAGGCGATGTACAAGAGCTTCGTCGCGCGCGGTTTCGCAGTGCTGCGCTTCAACTTCCGCGGCGTCGGCCGCAGCCAGGGCACCTTCGACAACGGCATCGGCGAGCTCTCCGACGCCGCGTCGGCGCTCGACTGGGTCCAGTCGATCCACCCCGAAGCGCAGACGACATGGATCGCGGGCTTCAGCTTCGGCGCGTGGATCGGCATGCAGCTTCTGATGCGGCGCCCCGAAATCCGCGGCTTCCTGTCGGTCGCGCCGCCGGCGAACATGTACGACTTCAGCTTCCTCGCCCCCTGCCCATCGTCGGGTATCATCGTCGCAGGCGGGCAGGACGAGATCGTGCCCCCGGGCGCGGTGCAGAAGCTGGTCGACAAGCTGCGCACGCAAAAGGGCATCACGATCCATCACGACGAGATCCCGCGCGCGAACCACTTCTTCGAGCATGAGCTCGACCAGTTGATGAAGTCGCTCGATAACTATCTGGATATGCGGCTCGCACCCGATTCGCCGATCCGCTGA